The following proteins are co-located in the Ursus arctos isolate Adak ecotype North America unplaced genomic scaffold, UrsArc2.0 scaffold_13, whole genome shotgun sequence genome:
- the LOC113259389 gene encoding nephrocan-like isoform X2, producing the protein MSSFTRMLALEDFVLMASGTESVENDTFKTLSTLKTLELWKNKLRQVPRILPASLEVLKLNDNSIYVLHRSDFEGLKELKILELKNNLISSLSPSTLSPLVSLQSLMVDDNRIESVTGPLALPHLKSMSMENNRLHLVPASFLTSLQSLQFLSFSGNFLTKIPINLPKSLLSLKMERNQLKVVRFRDMKHLENLSHLYLSANSLSSIDGAQILANLTTLEMSQNQVQMLPFRLPARLQKLDISDNLIQRVTAQDFQDLRDLKHLFLDNNIVSLFEAGALQMCSQLSNLALEQNLLLSIPLRLPGTLARLDLKGNAIQDIAERELKDLKQLQVLNLRNNKISALDLNVLEGLPRLRHLYLDGNPWNCTCSLVRAREILKAKGTDVRGGQCAAPAEQQGESWMSSKKIMRQCEHHLQLTEKNKETKKKSKPEEHSSIRINMDDDYYDYEID; encoded by the exons ATGTCTAGCTTCACCAGAATGTTGGCTTTAGAAGATTTTGTTCTGATGGCCAGTGGAACAGAGTCTGTAGAAAATGACACCTTCAAAACTCTGAGTACCTTGAAGACCTTGGAACTCTGGAAAAATAAGTTAAGACAAGTCCCCAGGATTCTCCCAGCCAGTCTCGAAGTGTTAAAACTAAATGACAATTCAATATATGTCCTACACAGATCCGATTTTGAAGGACTGAAGGAATTAAAAATCCTTGAACTGAAAAACAATCTgatctcttctctgtctcccagcACGCTCTCCCCTCTTGTCAGTTTGCAGAGTTTGATGGTAGACGACAACAGGATCGAATCTGTCACCGGACCGCTGGCACTTCCCCACCTGAAAAGTATGAGCATGGAGAATAACAGACTCCATCTTGTACCAGCTAGCTTCCTCACTTCTCTCCAGTCTCTGCAATTTCTCAGCTTCAGTGGTAACTTCCTGACAAAAATCCCCATTAATCTGCCCAAATCTCTGCTCtctttaaaaatggagagaaaccAGCTCAAAGTGGTAAGGTTTCGAGATATGAAACACTTGGAGAATCTCTCCCACCTTTACCTGTCAGCAAACTCACTCTCCTCCATCGATGGGGCGCAGATACTTGCCAATTTAACTACTCTTGAGATGTCCCAAAACCAGGTTCAAATGTTGCCCTTCAGACTACCAGCAAGGCTACAGAAACTAGACATTAGCGACAACCTGATTCAGAGGGTTACAGCACAAGACTTCCAGGACCTCCGAGACTTGAAACACCTGTTTCTGGACAACAACATTGTTAGCTTGTTTGAAGCTGGAGCCCTGCAGATGTGTTCCCAGCTCTCCAACCTGGCCTTGGAGCAGAACCTGCTGCTGTCTATACCTCTAAG GCTTCCAGGGACCTTAGCCAGGCTGGACCTAAAGGGCAATGCCATCCAGGATATTGCTGAGAGAGAGCTCAAGGATCTAAAGCAGCTTCAGGTTCTCAACCTTAGGAACAACAAGATTTCTGCCTTAGACCTCAACGTCTTGGAGGGGTTGCCTCGCCTCAGACACCTGTATCTGGACGGAAATCCGTGGAATTGCACCTGTAGTCTCGTAAGAGCAAGGGAAATCCTGAAGGCCAAGGGCACGGATGTGAGGGGAGGACAATGTGCTGCACCAGCCGAACAACAAGGAGAGAGCTGGATGTCCTCCAAGAAGATCATGAGACAATGTGAGCATCACTTACAACTGACCGAGAAAAACAAAGAGaccaaaaagaaatcaaaaccgGAAGAGCATTCCAGCATCAGAATCAACATGGATGATGATTATTATGATTATGAAATAGATTAA